In a single window of the Coffea eugenioides isolate CCC68of chromosome 3, Ceug_1.0, whole genome shotgun sequence genome:
- the LOC113764665 gene encoding trans-resveratrol di-O-methyltransferase-like, whose amino-acid sequence MDLARNIGDHTEELFQAQAHIWNHIFNFINSMSLKCAIQLDIPDVIHKHGQPMTLDQLIDALPIKNEKAPFVYRLMQILIHSGFFIEAKIPGNENDNQKGYLLTSASELLLKSNPFSVTPFLLAMLDPTLTDPWHYLSQWFQNSDESPFYTCHGRSLYDFASHESQLNQFFNEAMASDARMVSSVVTKDCKHVFEGLNSLVDIGGGTGTFAKAIADAFPRLKCTVLDLPHVVDGLESSKNLAYVGGNMFEAIPPADAVLMKWILIDWSDDECVQILKKCKEAIPSKEKGGKVIIVDTFCKSQQKGDDDHEAIETQLFYDMGAMVLVKGRQRNEKDWAKLFSEAGFCDYKITAVLGLRSIIEVYY is encoded by the exons atggATTTGGCTAGAAATATTGGTGACCATACTGAAGAGCTTTTTCAAGCACAAGCTCACATATGGAACCATATATTCAACTTCATAAATTCTATGTCCCTCAAATGTGCAATTCAATTAGACATTCCAGATGTTATTCACAAGCATGGCCAGCCGATGACCCTCGATCAATTGATCGATGCTCTTCCCATCAAGAATGAAAAAGCCCCATTCGTTTATCGTCTCATGCAGATTTTGATCCACTCAGGCTTCTTCATTGAAGCAAAGATTCCTGGAAATGAGAATGATAATCAAAAGGGTTATCTGCTCACTTCTGCTTCTGAACTTCTTTTAAAGAGCAACCCTTTTAGCGTGACGCCATTTTTACTGGCCATGCTCGATCCCACCTTGACTGATCCATGGCACTATCTCAGCCAGTGGTTTCAGAACAGCGATGAAAGCCCATTTTATACTTGCCATGGGAGGTCACTTTATGATTTTGCGAGCCATGAGTCTCAGCTTAATCAATTCTTTAACGAAGCAATGGCTAGTGATGCCCGGATGGTTAGTAGCGTGGTGACCAAAGATTGTAAGCACGTTTTTGAGGGTTTGAATTCATTGGTAGATATTGGAGGTGGAACTGGAACCTTTGCTAAGGCAATTGCTGATGCTTTCCCTCGCCTGAAATGCACTGTGCTTGATCTTCCTCATGTTGTTGATGGCTTGGAGAGTAGTAAGAACTTGGCCTATGTTGGAGGTAACATGTTTGAAGCCATTCCTCCTGCAGATGCTGTTTTAATGAAG TGGATATTGATTGATTGGAGCGATGATGAGTGTGTacaaatactaaaaaaatgtAAAGAAGCAATTCCTAGCAAGGAAAAAGGAGGCAAAGTGATAATTGTTGACACGTTCTGCAAAAGCCAGCAGAAAGGGGATGATGATCATGAGGCGATTGAGACCCAACTGTTCTATGATATGGGGGCGATGGTTCTAGTCAAAGGAAGGCAAAGAAATGAGAAAGATTGGGCGAAACTTTTCTCTGAGGCAGGCTTCTGTGACTATAAGATAACTGCAGTATTGGGCTTGAGATCTATCATTGAGgtttattattaa